A genomic stretch from Leptodactylus fuscus isolate aLepFus1 chromosome 10, aLepFus1.hap2, whole genome shotgun sequence includes:
- the MAPK8 gene encoding mitogen-activated protein kinase 8 isoform X3: protein MSRGKRDSNFSVFEIGDSTFTVLKRYQNLKPIGSGAQGIVCAAYDAVLERHVAIKKLSRPFQNQTHAKRAYRELVLMKCVNHKNIIGLLNVFTPQKSLEEFQDLYIVMELMDANLCQVIQMELDHERMSYLLYQMLCGIKHLHSAGIIHRDLKPSNIVVKSDCTLKILDFGLARTAGTSFMMTPYVVTRYYRAPEVILGMGYKENVDIWSVGCILGEMIKGGVLFPGTDHIDQWNKVIEQLGTPCSEFMKKLQPTVRTYVENRPKYAGYSFEKLFPDVLFPADSEHNKLKASQARDLLSKMLVIDASKRISVDEALLHPYINVWYDSLEAEAPPPKIPDKQLDEREHTIEEWKELIYKEVLDWEDRARNGVIRGQPAPLAQVQQ, encoded by the exons ATGAGCCGGGGCAAGCGTGACAGCAACTTCTCAGTCTTTGAAATCGGAGACTCAACGTTCACAGTTCTGAAGCGCTACCAAAATCTGAAGCCGATTGGGTCTGGAGCACAAGGAATAGTCTG TGCCGCCTACGATGCTGTTCTTGAGCGCCATGTTGCCATCAAAAAGCTGAGTCGTCCCTTCCAGAACCAAACGCATGCTAAGAGGGCGTACCGCGAGCTTGTGCTCATGAAATGCGTCAACCACAAGAAC ATTATTGGACTTCTAAATGTCTTCACACCACAGAAGTCTCTGGAGGAGTTTCAAGACTT GTACATTGTGATGGAACTGATGGATGCCAATTTGTGCCAAGTTATTCAGATGGAATTGGATCATGAGCGCATGTCCTACCTTCTGTACCAGATGCTGTGCGGCATTAAGCACTTACATTCTGCGGGCATCATCCACCGG gaTTTAAAACCAAGTAATATAGTAGTGAAGTCTGACTGCACCCTGAAGATCCTGGACTTTGGCCTTGCCAGGACAGCAGGGACCAGCTTCATGATGACGCCGTACGTCGTGACCCGCTACTACCGAGCTCCAGAAGTCATCCTGGGGATGGGATACAAAGAAAATG TTGACATTTGGTCAGTGGGTTGCATCTTGGGAGAGATGATCAAAGGTGGTGTGTTGTTCCCCGGCACAGACC ATATTGATCAGTGGAATAAAGTCATCGAGCAGCTCGGCACCCCCTGCTCCGAATTCATGAAGAAGCTGCAGCCCACGGTGAGGACCTACGTGGAGAACAGGCCCAAGTACGCCGGCTACAGCTTCGAGAAACTCTTCCCAGACGTCTTGTTTCCCGCCGACTCTGAGCACAACAAGTTAAAAG CCAGCCAAGCCAGAGATCTGCTGTCCAAAATGTTAGTAATTGACGCTTCCAAGAGGATCTCCGTGGACGAGGCGCTGCTGCACCCCTACATCAATGTTTGGTACGACTCTCTAGAGGCCGAAGCG CCTCCACCAAAGATACCAGATAAGCAACTGGACGAGAGAGAACACACAATAGAGGAATGGAAAG